The following are encoded together in the Ascochyta rabiei chromosome 19, complete sequence genome:
- a CDS encoding ESCRT-III subunit protein snf7, whose translation MSGWGLGWFGGGQAKKEAPKKAILQLRGQLEMLNKREKHLQNQMEEQDTLARKHVSSNKAAAKAALRRKKQFEHSLEQTSSQIMTLEREIYSIETANINKETLDAMKNAGTAMKQIHAGLTIDKVDDVMEDLREQHAIGEEISEAITSGVTSGGIDEDELDEELAELQQEKLDEDMLKTGNVPVGDKVAVGRLPAAPATEVRGKQRVEEDDEEEELRKLQAEMAM comes from the exons ATGTCAGGCTGGGGCCTAGGCTGGTTCGGTGGCGGCCAGGCGAAGAAGGAGGCGCCCAAGAAGGCTATCCTGCAACTACGCGGTCAGCTTGAAATGCTGAACAAGCGCGAGAAACACCTGCAGAACCAGATGGAAGAACAAGACACACTGGCACGGAAACACGTCTCCTCAAACAAAGCTG CGGCAAAGGCGGCCCTACGGCGAAAGAAGCAGTTCGAGCACTCCCTCGAACAGACCTCTTCACAAATCATGACTTTGGAGCGCGAAATATATTCCATCGAGACAGCAAATATCAACAAGGAGACACTGGATGCAATGAAGAACGCCGGCACAGCCATGAAGCAGATACACGCCGGCCTGACAATCGACAAGGTGGACGATGTCAT GGAAGACCTCCGCGAACAACACGCCATTGGCGAAGAAATCAGCGAAGCAATCACATCTGGCGTAACAAGCGGCGGCATCGACGAAGATGAGCTGGATGAAGAGCTCGCGGAGCTGCAGCAAGAGAAGCTCGATGAGGACATGTTGAAGACGGGCAACGTGCCTGTAGGAGACAAGGTTGCAGTGGGAAGACTGCCTGCCGCGCCGGCGACAGAAGTCAGGGGCAAGCAGCGAGTGGaagaggacgacgaggaggaggagctgAGGAAGCTGCAGGCCGAGATGGCTATGTGA